A window from Ignavibacteriota bacterium encodes these proteins:
- the lptB gene encoding LPS export ABC transporter ATP-binding protein, whose translation MTEISTLRSEDLIKVYKKRTVVNKVSVNVTQGEVVGLLGPNGAGKTTTFYMIVGMIKPNDGKVFLNQENITELPMYKRAKMGIGYLPQEASVFRRLSVEDNIMAVLEMTKLSKTERKEKQEKLLEELSIAHIRKSKGFQLSGGERRRTEIARALATDPDFILLDEPFAGVDPIAVEDIMSIVANLKNKGIGILITDHNVHETLSIVDRAYILIEGKIFKDGKADDLANDEEVRKLYLGEKFKLERYE comes from the coding sequence ATGACAGAAATATCAACATTACGAAGTGAAGATTTAATAAAAGTTTATAAAAAGCGAACCGTTGTAAATAAAGTTTCCGTAAATGTTACACAAGGTGAAGTGGTTGGTCTGCTTGGTCCAAACGGTGCCGGGAAAACTACAACTTTTTATATGATTGTCGGAATGATTAAACCAAACGACGGCAAAGTTTTTTTGAATCAAGAAAATATTACTGAATTGCCAATGTACAAAAGAGCAAAAATGGGAATTGGTTATCTTCCGCAAGAAGCTTCCGTATTTAGAAGATTAAGTGTGGAAGATAATATTATGGCTGTTTTGGAAATGACAAAATTATCGAAAACTGAAAGAAAAGAAAAACAAGAAAAATTGCTTGAAGAATTAAGTATTGCACACATTAGAAAAAGTAAAGGATTTCAATTAAGCGGCGGCGAAAGAAGAAGAACAGAAATTGCTCGCGCGCTTGCGACCGATCCGGATTTTATTTTGTTGGATGAACCATTTGCCGGAGTTGACCCAATTGCCGTTGAAGATATTATGAGCATTGTTGCAAATCTTAAAAACAAAGGAATTGGAATATTAATTACAGATCACAATGTTCATGAAACTTTAAGCATTGTTGACAGAGCATATATTTTGATAGAAGGGAAAATATTCAAAGACGGAAAAGCCGATGATTTGGCAAATGATGAAGAAGTTAGAAAACTTTATCTTGGTGAAAAGTTTAAGTTAGAGAGATATGAATAA
- a CDS encoding T9SS type A sorting domain-containing protein has product MVKTFFLIFTALYISLLAQNDYIIKLVNPIQIDNKNLEFDVTINSTGPDFILSSYQCAFTFDLTFDNSDSISLEYAVNSSELANIPVYIIGFDTSDQQNKLIFISGIGNDIIAGKERLIGKFRISSTKEFTEESLNLKWNFTGAVNTILTDINFFNITEPTNHINFDNTITDVNAEKILPKKYSLEQNYPNPFNPLTTIEYTIQSDLKSTTTDVKLVVFDILGRKVKTLVNQKQKSGNYEIKFNAGNLASGAYFYKLEAGNFTQVKKMILLK; this is encoded by the coding sequence ATGGTCAAAACTTTTTTTTTAATTTTTACAGCTTTATATATTTCACTTTTAGCTCAAAACGATTATATAATCAAACTCGTAAATCCAATTCAAATTGATAATAAAAACTTAGAATTTGATGTAACTATTAATAGCACGGGCCCGGATTTTATATTATCATCCTATCAATGCGCGTTTACTTTTGATTTAACTTTTGATAATAGTGATTCAATATCTTTAGAGTATGCTGTAAATTCTTCGGAATTAGCAAATATTCCGGTTTACATTATTGGTTTTGATACTTCAGATCAGCAAAACAAATTAATATTTATTTCTGGAATTGGTAATGACATAATAGCTGGAAAAGAAAGATTAATAGGAAAATTTAGAATTAGTTCCACAAAAGAATTTACCGAGGAGTCCTTAAATTTGAAATGGAATTTTACGGGTGCAGTAAATACAATTTTGACAGACATTAATTTTTTTAATATTACTGAACCAACAAATCATATTAATTTTGATAACACAATTACCGATGTAAACGCCGAGAAAATTCTTCCGAAAAAGTATTCGCTGGAGCAAAACTATCCAAATCCGTTTAATCCTTTAACAACAATTGAATACACAATTCAATCGGATTTGAAAAGTACTACTACTGATGTAAAATTAGTCGTATTTGATATTTTAGGAAGGAAGGTTAAAACTTTGGTCAATCAAAAGCAAAAATCCGGCAATTATGAAATTAAATTTAATGCAGGAAATCTTGCCAGCGGAGCATATTTTTATAAATTGGAAGCAGGAAATTTTACTCAAGTAAAAAAAATGATTCTTTTAAAATAA
- a CDS encoding aldehyde dehydrogenase family protein, with amino-acid sequence MELDKDIRSTQEVRNLVAKAKAAQLEFKHFNQAQVDKIIKAMADAGFDASERLAKMAHQETGFGKWEDKIVKNEFGSKDVYNSIKDLKTVGIIDIKENGKIVKIAEPMGVVAALIPSTNPTSTAFFKALISLKTRNAIVASPHPKAVMCTSEALKVMSDAAISAGAPKDLIQCMSIPTLEGTDALMKHRDVAVILATGSTPMVRAAYSAGTPAYGVGSGNVPAFIERSANYEKAVLDIIYGTTFDNGTLCSSEQAMIVDRPITEKVRKFAEANGGYYVNNDEKIKLEKAVLKEDRINPDIVGKSAQFIAQYAGFKVSDSVKVLFADCVKVGKDEPLSVEKLSPILAFYIVDGWLDGCHKCIDLLNFGGIGHTMAIHSNDQEIIMKFAMEKPAFRIIVNSPSSLGAVGYTTALDPSMTLGVGTWGGSIISENVTAKHLMNIKTLAFETNPINKGNSVNTFGSSKVGNSFSQNGSFLNEIEERLRARAGNPVVNFQTSQNKFSTLKNISDKRNYGSGISEEEIKKIIKEFNS; translated from the coding sequence ATGGAATTAGATAAAGATATTCGTTCAACACAAGAAGTAAGAAATTTGGTTGCAAAAGCTAAAGCTGCGCAACTGGAATTTAAACATTTTAATCAAGCTCAAGTTGATAAAATTATTAAAGCAATGGCAGATGCCGGATTTGATGCAAGTGAACGGCTTGCAAAAATGGCTCATCAAGAAACCGGATTTGGCAAATGGGAAGATAAAATTGTTAAAAATGAATTTGGATCAAAAGATGTTTATAATTCAATTAAGGATTTAAAGACAGTTGGAATTATTGACATAAAAGAAAACGGAAAAATTGTTAAAATTGCAGAACCAATGGGAGTTGTAGCTGCTTTAATTCCTTCGACAAATCCAACATCTACTGCATTTTTTAAAGCTTTAATTTCTCTTAAAACAAGAAATGCAATTGTCGCAAGTCCGCACCCAAAAGCCGTAATGTGTACTTCAGAAGCATTAAAAGTTATGAGCGATGCGGCAATTTCTGCCGGAGCGCCAAAAGATTTAATTCAATGCATGTCAATTCCAACTTTGGAAGGAACAGATGCTTTGATGAAACACAGAGATGTTGCTGTAATTTTAGCAACCGGAAGCACGCCAATGGTTAGAGCTGCATACAGTGCCGGAACTCCAGCATATGGTGTTGGTTCCGGTAACGTCCCAGCATTTATTGAGAGAAGTGCAAATTATGAAAAAGCTGTTTTAGATATTATTTACGGAACCACTTTTGATAATGGAACTTTATGTTCATCCGAACAAGCTATGATTGTTGATCGACCAATTACTGAAAAAGTTAGAAAATTTGCAGAAGCAAATGGCGGTTATTATGTAAATAATGATGAAAAAATAAAACTTGAAAAAGCAGTTTTGAAAGAAGATAGAATAAATCCCGATATAGTTGGAAAATCTGCGCAGTTTATTGCTCAATATGCCGGATTTAAAGTTTCAGATTCTGTTAAAGTTTTATTTGCAGATTGTGTAAAAGTCGGAAAAGATGAACCGCTTTCCGTTGAAAAACTTTCCCCAATTTTAGCATTTTATATTGTTGACGGCTGGTTGGATGGATGTCATAAATGTATAGATTTGTTGAATTTTGGCGGAATTGGACATACAATGGCAATTCATTCAAATGATCAAGAAATTATTATGAAATTTGCGATGGAAAAACCTGCATTCAGAATTATTGTAAATTCTCCATCTTCACTAGGTGCGGTTGGTTATACTACTGCTTTAGATCCATCAATGACTTTAGGTGTTGGAACTTGGGGAGGTTCAATAATTTCTGAAAATGTTACGGCAAAACATTTAATGAATATAAAAACTTTAGCTTTCGAAACAAATCCAATTAATAAAGGAAATTCTGTAAATACATTTGGTAGCTCAAAAGTAGGAAATTCATTTTCGCAAAACGGTAGTTTTTTAAATGAAATTGAAGAAAGATTACGTGCACGAGCGGGAAATCCGGTTGTAAATTTTCAAACTTCTCAAAATAAATTTTCAACTCTAAAAAATATTTCTGATAAAAGAAATTACGGAAGTGGAATAAGTGAAGAAGAAATAAAAAAAATTATTAAAGAATTTAATTCGTAA
- a CDS encoding PEGA domain-containing protein, whose amino-acid sequence MKKIFLLILIFVFNTCRSKLPIESDPGYGKIFIQSNIDSSEIFLEGTFSGKFTPDTLEILAVTYRIKVAKENYFSEEKEITINKNKLVESNFNLNENNLIKNVFVELFSYSYCDTCDVSKIIQNINHGNDEKIFIINYASDYPNYDEVFYYDFWNGMIARGDYYDILQIPAIFVNGSRSYNLQNEITREFKKNINFTISVYDSLVDGNGMNINIFIDVSDLHGIDFNSLVLRNALVEKEVDVNNSNKKVQYILRKFIPDFNGKSLSSISARGRAKFAEFTLVDPHWNKENLYVISFVQNELTKEVLQVGSSK is encoded by the coding sequence ATGAAAAAAATCTTTTTGCTTATTTTAATTTTTGTCTTCAATACTTGTCGCTCCAAATTGCCGATTGAATCAGATCCTGGTTACGGAAAAATTTTTATACAATCAAATATTGATAGTTCTGAAATTTTTCTCGAAGGAACTTTTAGCGGAAAGTTTACACCCGATACTTTAGAAATATTAGCTGTTACATATAGAATAAAAGTTGCAAAAGAAAATTATTTTTCTGAGGAGAAGGAAATTACAATAAATAAAAATAAACTTGTTGAGAGTAATTTTAATCTCAATGAAAATAATTTAATAAAAAATGTTTTTGTTGAACTTTTTTCATATTCTTACTGTGATACTTGTGATGTGAGTAAAATAATTCAAAATATAAATCATGGAAACGACGAAAAAATATTTATAATAAATTATGCATCAGACTATCCGAATTATGATGAAGTATTTTATTATGATTTTTGGAATGGTATGATTGCGCGCGGTGATTATTATGATATTCTTCAAATTCCAGCAATTTTTGTAAATGGTAGTAGATCATACAATTTACAAAATGAAATTACTCGTGAATTTAAAAAGAATATAAATTTTACAATTTCTGTTTATGATAGTTTAGTTGATGGAAATGGAATGAATATAAATATTTTTATTGATGTTTCTGATTTACACGGAATTGATTTTAATTCGCTTGTTTTAAGAAATGCTCTTGTTGAAAAAGAAGTTGATGTAAATAATTCAAACAAAAAAGTTCAGTATATTTTAAGAAAATTCATTCCGGATTTTAACGGAAAATCACTATCGTCAATATCAGCAAGGGGAAGAGCAAAGTTTGCAGAATTTACTTTGGTTGATCCTCATTGGAATAAAGAAAATTTGTATGTAATTTCTTTCGTTCAAAATGAATTAACAAAAGAAGTTTTGCAAGTTGGAAGTTCTAAATAA
- a CDS encoding LytTR family transcriptional regulator DNA-binding domain-containing protein: MNNEISVLIIDDEKLARDIVKKYLQQNEKVKLLGECTNGFEGIKSINELKPDLIFLDIQMPKITGFEMLELLDEKPQIIFTTAFDQFAIKAFEVNATDYLLKPFSLERFNDALNKAIDRILRNDKEKIDYENLISKVNETPNSLNRIVVKTNQKIVIIPIEKIFYLEAQDDYVMIHSELGNHLKQQRMKFYEEHLNVNEFIRVHRSYIVNINEVKQVELFEKESYKVTLKNGEKIPVSKTGYSRLKELMK; this comes from the coding sequence ATGAATAATGAAATTTCTGTTTTAATTATTGACGATGAAAAACTTGCACGAGATATTGTTAAAAAATATCTTCAGCAAAATGAAAAAGTAAAATTGCTAGGTGAATGTACAAACGGTTTTGAAGGAATAAAAAGCATTAACGAACTTAAACCAGATTTGATTTTTCTTGATATTCAAATGCCAAAAATTACCGGATTTGAAATGCTCGAATTGCTCGATGAAAAACCTCAAATAATTTTCACAACAGCTTTTGACCAATTTGCAATTAAAGCTTTTGAAGTAAACGCAACTGATTATTTGCTAAAACCATTTTCTTTGGAAAGATTTAACGATGCACTTAACAAAGCAATAGATAGAATTTTAAGAAATGATAAAGAAAAAATTGATTACGAAAATTTAATTTCAAAAGTAAATGAAACACCAAATTCATTAAACAGAATTGTTGTAAAAACAAATCAGAAAATTGTAATTATTCCGATTGAAAAAATATTTTATTTAGAAGCACAAGATGATTACGTTATGATTCACTCAGAATTGGGAAATCATTTAAAGCAGCAACGAATGAAATTTTACGAAGAACATTTAAATGTAAATGAATTTATTCGTGTTCACCGTTCTTACATTGTAAATATAAATGAAGTAAAACAAGTTGAACTTTTTGAAAAAGAATCATACAAAGTTACATTAAAAAATGGTGAGAAAATTCCTGTTAGTAAAACCGGTTATTCGCGATTGAAAGAATTGATGAAGTAA
- a CDS encoding histidine kinase, whose protein sequence is MINPFVKNVKSFSVYLIIWIFIFLLHASILYFVIDLPLRTCIIDSLIFNFVFLAIGISLWYPTKFISFENFSVIKIVTNHITAAFITSGIWIAVGYFITSQIFLTNFDYLKFLYASLVWRFFIGMFYYFIIVSLNYIIIYYNNFQEKVLKEAELKSLVKEAELKSLKYQINPHFIFNSLNSISALTIAEPERAREMTINLSTFLRKTLSNNENHKSKLSDELKNAKLYLDIEKIRFGDKFNFTENISAGCLELEVPNMILQPIFENAIKHGVYESVDPVTINFTCEEQLEYMKLTITNNYDVESVSRKGEGIGLSNIQSRLRMIYNQENLIKFSKNDGIFTVTIFIPL, encoded by the coding sequence ATGATAAATCCATTTGTAAAAAATGTAAAAAGTTTTTCTGTTTATCTAATTATTTGGATTTTTATATTTCTGCTTCATGCAAGCATTTTGTATTTTGTTATTGATTTACCTCTCAGAACATGCATAATCGATAGCTTAATTTTTAATTTTGTTTTTCTTGCCATTGGAATTAGTCTTTGGTATCCCACAAAATTCATTTCCTTCGAAAATTTTTCAGTAATTAAAATAGTAACAAATCATATTACTGCGGCATTCATAACTTCTGGAATTTGGATTGCAGTTGGTTATTTTATTACTTCACAAATTTTTCTCACCAATTTTGATTATCTAAAATTCCTTTACGCATCTTTGGTTTGGAGATTTTTTATCGGAATGTTTTATTACTTTATAATTGTTTCTCTCAATTATATAATTATTTATTACAATAATTTTCAAGAAAAAGTTTTAAAGGAAGCTGAACTGAAATCACTTGTGAAAGAAGCAGAATTAAAAAGTTTAAAATACCAAATTAATCCGCATTTTATTTTTAATTCGTTAAACTCAATAAGTGCATTAACAATTGCTGAACCGGAACGCGCAAGAGAAATGACAATTAATCTTTCAACCTTCTTACGTAAAACATTGAGTAACAACGAAAATCATAAAAGCAAATTAAGTGATGAACTTAAAAATGCAAAACTTTATTTAGATATTGAAAAAATTAGATTCGGTGATAAATTTAATTTCACGGAAAATATTTCAGCTGGATGTTTAGAATTGGAAGTTCCGAATATGATTCTTCAGCCGATTTTTGAAAATGCAATAAAACACGGAGTTTATGAAAGTGTTGACCCCGTTACAATAAATTTTACATGCGAAGAACAACTCGAGTATATGAAACTAACAATTACAAATAATTATGATGTTGAATCTGTTTCCCGCAAAGGTGAGGGAATTGGATTAAGCAATATTCAAAGTCGTTTGAGAATGATTTACAATCAAGAAAATTTAATAAAGTTTTCCAAAAATGATGGAATTTTTACCGTAACTATTTTTATTCCGTTGTAA
- the rmuC gene encoding DNA recombination protein RmuC, with translation MLWMEIIIVVLLLIITVFQILNYIKLSKQNIDQTETNIIQKLESINSELDNNIENEFKRNREETLQNSKLVREEVGNSVRSLGDQLSNRIRDISDRQKDQLDIVENRLKNLTQTNEEKFDKLNNQVSKQLSEIQDKNEKKLEEMRVTVDEKLHTTLEKRLGESFNVVSSQLKSVYEGLGDMQKLASGVGDLKRVLTNVKSRGTWGEVQLGALIEQVLTIDQYAKNVKIKSDSNEIVEFAIKMPGQNSDEIVWIPIDAKFPMEDYQRLQDAQDSANPILIEEVRKSLENNIKKEAKRIQEKYVDPPNTTDFAIMFLPIEGLYAEVLRIPGLFDFVQREYRVNLTGPTNFLAVLNSLQMGFRTLAIQQRSSEVWKVLGSVKSEFGKFGELLDKTHKKLQEASNSIDTASKKSKTIERRLRDVQELPTSENQMDLIE, from the coding sequence ATGCTTTGGATGGAAATAATTATTGTTGTTCTGCTTTTAATAATTACAGTTTTCCAAATTTTGAATTATATAAAATTGAGTAAGCAAAATATTGATCAAACAGAAACAAATATTATACAAAAACTTGAATCAATAAATTCTGAATTGGATAATAACATAGAAAATGAATTTAAGCGAAACCGCGAAGAAACTTTACAAAATTCAAAATTGGTCCGTGAGGAAGTGGGAAATTCCGTACGAAGTTTGGGAGATCAACTTTCTAATAGAATTAGAGATATATCAGATAGACAAAAAGATCAGCTTGATATTGTTGAAAATAGATTGAAAAATTTAACACAAACAAATGAAGAAAAATTTGACAAACTTAATAATCAAGTTTCAAAACAGCTTTCAGAAATTCAAGATAAGAATGAAAAAAAGTTAGAAGAAATGCGAGTAACTGTTGATGAAAAGCTTCACACAACTTTAGAAAAAAGATTAGGAGAATCATTTAATGTTGTAAGTTCTCAATTAAAATCCGTTTATGAAGGCTTGGGTGATATGCAAAAACTTGCATCCGGAGTTGGAGATTTAAAACGTGTTTTAACAAATGTAAAAAGCAGAGGAACTTGGGGTGAAGTTCAGCTTGGAGCTTTAATTGAGCAAGTTTTAACAATTGATCAGTATGCAAAGAATGTGAAAATAAAAAGTGACAGTAATGAAATTGTGGAATTTGCAATAAAAATGCCCGGACAAAATTCCGATGAAATTGTTTGGATTCCTATTGATGCAAAATTTCCCATGGAAGATTACCAAAGATTGCAAGATGCACAAGATTCTGCAAATCCGATTTTAATTGAAGAAGTTAGAAAATCTTTAGAAAATAATATCAAAAAAGAAGCAAAAAGAATTCAAGAAAAATATGTTGATCCGCCAAATACAACAGATTTTGCAATTATGTTTTTACCGATTGAAGGACTTTATGCAGAAGTTTTAAGAATTCCCGGTTTGTTTGATTTTGTGCAAAGAGAATACAGAGTAAATTTAACCGGACCAACAAATTTTCTTGCGGTTTTAAATAGTTTGCAAATGGGATTTAGAACTTTGGCAATTCAGCAAAGATCAAGCGAAGTTTGGAAAGTTCTTGGTTCAGTAAAATCAGAATTTGGAAAATTTGGCGAACTACTCGATAAGACTCACAAAAAATTGCAAGAAGCAAGTAATTCAATTGATACGGCTTCTAAAAAATCTAAAACTATTGAAAGAAGATTGCGCGATGTACAAGAATTACCAACTTCGGAAAATCAAATGGATTTAATTGAATGA
- a CDS encoding penicillin acylase family protein yields the protein MNNWIKVTFGLLTTLLVLFIVFIIGSIYMLNETLPVYSGKKSVQNLKNEVSIYRDNNAIPYVYANSKSDLYFALGYLHAQERLFQMDLGRRAGEGKLSEILGHAAISYDKMFRTLELAKISKNHFNKFDNETKNILISYAKGVNEFLKNDQDKFPIEFDVIGYKPELWKPEHSVLIAKLMAWELNISWWSDIALSHIIQKLGVEKAKEILPTFDENGPTIIPENLQNIANVPLDLVQVDRNFRNFMGFVGTHIGSNNWVVNGERSESGKPIIANDPHLSFSAPGKWYIAVLRSLELNVEGVTLPGVPGIVIGKNQNISWVLTNVMADDADFYIEELDSSQTKYLFNNEWKNLTISEDTIKVKDSSDVIFQIKKNHRGPIISDIHPYKEIYPNNHQNLNTISMRWTALESSNEMKAFSKINSAKNWEEFREGLKDFEAPGQNFVFADDKGNIGYTAGVKLPQRKNNSPTFINDGITDENDWLGFVPFSENPKLFNPANGYIASANNKTIKNYPYHISNIWEPNSRINRITELLESKQKHNVEDFKKYQMDLYSDYAKDIVPHILNAFKNHSYENDKLKEVLSLIRSWDHIFLLESQVPAIYAVFYQHLLKNIFLDEMGENMFNEYIFIANIPYRVVRKLLDENSSTWFDDITTKRIEHKDEIIRKSMWDAIKYLSEEFGEIEEWQWKKLHTVTFKHFFHGKSKMLDFILDIGPYKIGGDGTTIFNTEYSFNKPYENKLGPSMRYIFDFSEPNYFHLILPTGQSGNFFSDHYDDMTEMWLNGEMLKINTEENFVKNSNFNLLQLVPTIN from the coding sequence ATGAATAATTGGATAAAAGTTACTTTTGGATTACTGACAACTCTCTTAGTATTATTTATAGTTTTTATAATCGGCTCAATCTATATGTTGAACGAAACTTTGCCGGTATATTCCGGGAAAAAATCTGTTCAAAATTTGAAAAATGAAGTTTCGATTTACAGAGACAATAATGCAATTCCGTACGTTTATGCAAATTCAAAAAGTGATTTATACTTTGCACTTGGTTATTTACATGCTCAAGAAAGATTATTTCAAATGGATTTGGGTAGAAGAGCTGGCGAAGGAAAGTTAAGTGAAATATTAGGTCATGCTGCAATTTCTTATGATAAAATGTTTAGAACTTTGGAATTGGCAAAAATTTCTAAAAATCATTTCAACAAATTTGATAACGAAACAAAGAACATTTTAATTTCATATGCAAAAGGTGTAAATGAATTTTTAAAAAATGATCAAGATAAATTTCCAATTGAATTTGATGTTATTGGTTATAAACCGGAATTATGGAAACCAGAACATTCCGTTTTAATTGCAAAATTAATGGCTTGGGAATTAAACATTTCTTGGTGGAGCGATATTGCACTTTCGCACATTATTCAAAAATTAGGTGTTGAAAAAGCAAAAGAAATTTTACCAACTTTTGATGAAAACGGTCCAACAATAATTCCGGAAAATTTACAAAATATTGCAAATGTTCCGTTAGATTTAGTACAAGTTGATAGAAACTTCAGAAATTTTATGGGATTCGTTGGAACACACATCGGCTCAAATAATTGGGTCGTAAACGGAGAAAGGTCAGAATCCGGAAAACCAATTATTGCAAACGATCCACATTTAAGTTTTTCTGCTCCGGGCAAATGGTATATTGCGGTTTTGCGCTCGCTGGAATTAAATGTTGAAGGCGTTACGCTTCCCGGAGTTCCCGGAATTGTGATTGGTAAAAATCAAAATATTTCTTGGGTTCTCACAAATGTTATGGCTGATGATGCGGATTTTTATATTGAAGAATTAGATAGTTCGCAAACAAAATATTTGTTTAATAATGAATGGAAAAATCTTACAATTTCTGAAGATACAATAAAAGTTAAAGATTCATCAGATGTAATTTTTCAGATCAAGAAAAATCATCGCGGACCAATAATTTCTGATATTCATCCGTACAAAGAAATTTATCCAAATAATCACCAAAATTTAAATACAATTAGTATGCGTTGGACAGCTTTAGAATCAAGCAATGAAATGAAAGCTTTTTCCAAAATTAATTCCGCAAAAAATTGGGAAGAATTTAGAGAAGGTTTAAAAGATTTTGAAGCTCCGGGACAGAATTTTGTTTTTGCAGATGATAAAGGAAATATTGGTTATACAGCCGGTGTAAAACTTCCGCAAAGAAAAAATAATTCTCCGACTTTTATAAATGATGGAATAACCGATGAAAATGATTGGCTGGGATTTGTTCCGTTTTCTGAAAATCCGAAATTGTTTAATCCCGCAAACGGATATATAGCTTCAGCAAATAATAAAACAATCAAAAATTATCCTTATCATATTTCAAATATTTGGGAACCAAATTCAAGAATAAATAGAATTACAGAATTATTAGAAAGCAAGCAAAAACATAATGTGGAAGATTTCAAAAAATATCAGATGGATTTGTATTCAGATTATGCAAAAGATATTGTTCCGCATATTTTAAATGCATTCAAAAATCATTCCTATGAAAATGATAAATTAAAAGAAGTTTTAAGTCTAATTAGAAGTTGGGATCATATTTTTCTTTTGGAAAGTCAAGTTCCGGCAATATATGCAGTTTTTTATCAACATTTGTTAAAAAATATTTTTCTTGATGAAATGGGCGAAAACATGTTTAACGAATATATTTTTATTGCAAATATTCCATACAGAGTTGTAAGAAAATTGCTTGATGAAAATTCATCAACTTGGTTTGATGATATAACTACAAAAAGAATTGAGCACAAAGATGAAATCATAAGAAAAAGTATGTGGGATGCAATTAAATATCTTAGTGAAGAATTTGGCGAAATTGAAGAATGGCAATGGAAAAAATTGCACACTGTTACTTTTAAACATTTTTTTCATGGTAAATCTAAAATGTTGGATTTTATTTTAGATATTGGTCCGTATAAAATTGGAGGAGACGGAACAACAATTTTTAATACTGAATATTCTTTTAACAAACCTTATGAAAATAAATTGGGACCATCGATGAGATATATTTTTGATTTTTCTGAGCCAAATTATTTTCATTTAATTTTGCCAACCGGGCAATCCGGAAATTTCTTTAGCGATCACTATGATGATATGACGGAAATGTGGCTTAATGGAGAAATGCTCAAAATTAATACGGAAGAAAATTTTGTAAAAAATTCAAATTTCAACTTGCTTCAACTTGTTCCGACAATCAACTAA
- a CDS encoding methylenetetrahydrofolate reductase: MKVIEHLAKATQTLISFEIIPPKRGGNITTLLNALEDLVKYKPPFIDITSHAAEVMYEETPSGDFRMKIKRKRPGTLGICALIQNKYNIDAVPHVICQGFTKEETEDFLIELHYLGIDNVLAVRGDESGFNKPIKFGRSANVHAVDLVKQISDMNKGKYLEDSLLNAEPMKFGIGIGGYPEKHFEAPNLQIDINFTKEKINSGAEYIVSQMFYDNNNFFNYAEMCKKSGIDVPIIPGLKIITSKSQLNSLPSNFHVDIPNELAEEISKSKNEHTQDIGIEWALKQVEGLINAKVPAIHFYVMQNTQPILKLMKKLGL; encoded by the coding sequence ATGAAAGTTATTGAACACTTAGCAAAAGCAACACAAACCTTAATTAGTTTTGAAATAATTCCCCCAAAACGTGGCGGAAATATTACAACGCTTTTAAATGCTCTTGAAGATTTAGTAAAGTATAAACCACCGTTTATTGATATTACAAGTCACGCCGCTGAAGTTATGTACGAAGAAACTCCCTCTGGTGATTTTAGAATGAAGATAAAAAGAAAGCGACCGGGAACTTTGGGAATCTGTGCGCTCATTCAAAATAAATATAATATTGATGCGGTTCCTCATGTAATTTGTCAAGGTTTTACAAAAGAAGAAACGGAAGATTTTTTAATAGAACTTCACTATTTGGGAATTGATAATGTTTTAGCTGTTCGCGGTGATGAAAGTGGTTTTAACAAACCAATAAAATTTGGTCGTTCAGCAAATGTTCATGCTGTTGATTTGGTTAAACAAATTTCAGATATGAATAAAGGAAAATATCTTGAAGATTCACTACTTAATGCTGAACCAATGAAATTTGGAATTGGAATTGGCGGATATCCAGAAAAACATTTTGAAGCTCCGAATCTTCAAATAGATATAAATTTCACAAAAGAAAAAATAAATTCTGGTGCAGAATATATTGTTTCTCAAATGTTCTACGATAACAATAATTTTTTTAATTATGCAGAAATGTGTAAAAAAAGTGGAATTGATGTTCCAATAATTCCGGGTTTAAAAATTATAACATCAAAAAGTCAATTAAATAGTTTGCCGTCAAATTTTCATGTGGATATTCCAAATGAATTAGCAGAAGAGATTTCGAAATCAAAAAATGAACACACCCAAGATATAGGAATTGAATGGGCGTTAAAACAAGTTGAAGGATTAATAAACGCAAAAGTTCCCGCAATTCACTTTTATGTTATGCAAAACACTCAACCAATTTTAAAATTGATGAAGAAATTAGGTTTGTAA